The following proteins come from a genomic window of Halomarina ordinaria:
- a CDS encoding glycosyltransferase family 4 protein translates to MPDVALVHPELHRNRGGAEAVAAATIDALEADHDLTVFAFGDPDVEVLNHCFGSSISSRALSTVTPSPSLLSNLSARRPEGKFGLLESAVVVRTLLDHASEFDLVVSTKPELPLARSVQYVHHPVFFPPTTPDEGSRASTPDRAYRTLCRRLAGFDSSATYHPKRLLTNAAWTAGVLEATYDVPADVVHPPVRVGDFDGRPWDEREDGFVCVSKLVPDKRVHACIDVVGRLRERGHDVHLHVVGDGRGEYARRVREYCRRRDWLTCEGFVARDRLVSLLERHRYGIHGKRYEHFGITVAEMVAAGMLPFVPATGGQAETVGDADLLTYRDADEAVENAHALLSDPAHREVVRTLPDPERFAAGTFETRMRGIVREAL, encoded by the coding sequence GTGCCTGACGTCGCCCTCGTCCACCCGGAACTCCACCGCAACCGCGGCGGCGCGGAGGCCGTCGCCGCGGCCACCATCGACGCCCTCGAAGCCGACCACGACCTCACCGTCTTCGCCTTCGGGGACCCCGACGTCGAGGTGCTGAACCACTGCTTCGGTTCGTCCATCAGTAGTCGAGCCCTCTCCACCGTCACTCCCTCGCCCTCCCTCCTCTCGAACCTCAGCGCCCGTCGCCCCGAGGGGAAGTTCGGCCTTCTGGAGAGCGCCGTCGTCGTCCGCACCCTCCTCGACCACGCGTCCGAGTTCGACCTCGTCGTCAGCACCAAACCCGAACTCCCCCTCGCGCGAAGCGTCCAGTACGTCCACCACCCCGTGTTCTTTCCCCCTACGACCCCCGACGAGGGGAGCCGCGCGAGCACGCCCGACCGCGCCTATCGCACCCTCTGCAGACGCCTCGCGGGCTTCGACTCCAGCGCCACCTACCACCCGAAGCGCCTCCTCACGAACGCCGCGTGGACCGCGGGCGTCCTCGAAGCCACCTACGACGTCCCGGCAGACGTCGTCCACCCACCCGTCCGCGTCGGTGACTTCGACGGCCGCCCGTGGGACGAGCGAGAGGACGGATTCGTCTGCGTGAGCAAACTCGTCCCCGACAAGCGCGTCCACGCCTGCATCGACGTCGTCGGTCGGCTCCGCGAGCGCGGCCACGACGTCCACCTCCACGTCGTCGGCGACGGGCGGGGCGAGTACGCCCGGCGCGTCCGCGAGTACTGCCGTCGCCGCGACTGGCTGACGTGCGAGGGGTTCGTCGCCCGCGACCGACTCGTCTCCCTCCTCGAACGCCATCGATATGGAATCCACGGCAAGCGCTACGAGCACTTCGGCATCACCGTCGCGGAGATGGTCGCCGCGGGGATGCTCCCGTTCGTCCCCGCGACGGGCGGTCAGGCCGAGACCGTCGGCGACGCCGACCTGCTCACCTACCGGGACGCGGACGAGGCCGTCGAGAACGCACATGCGCTCCTCTCGGACCCGGCGCACCGCGAGGTAGTACGGACGCTCCCCGACCCCGAGCGGTTCGCCGCCGGCACGTTCGAGACGCGAATGCGAGGCATCGTCCGCGAGGCGCTATGA
- a CDS encoding glycosyltransferase family 4 protein: MFKNIDGVVPLTTYLKDEMVREGMVDESDTFVAHDGVDLTPYRGTSKERAREELGLPLAEKFVMYTGHLYPRKGVQFLAEVAREIQGTVLVVGGYQEDIDRIQSQVPTTDNLEFTGFVEPSRIHTYQLSADVLVAPYTREAWMPSPLKLFEYMATGNPIVASSIPTIEEVLTHERNGLLVPPGDADQLGDEINRLLDDRELASEIAATARNDVEQYTWTKRASDILDFIEQKVNR, encoded by the coding sequence ATGTTCAAAAACATAGATGGCGTCGTCCCTCTGACTACCTATCTGAAGGACGAGATGGTCCGAGAGGGGATGGTCGACGAGAGCGACACCTTCGTAGCTCACGACGGTGTCGACCTCACTCCGTATCGAGGAACGTCCAAAGAACGCGCCCGTGAGGAACTGGGCCTCCCACTGGCGGAGAAGTTCGTGATGTACACCGGTCACCTCTACCCGAGAAAAGGTGTACAGTTTCTCGCTGAAGTCGCCCGAGAGATACAGGGAACCGTCCTCGTCGTCGGGGGCTATCAGGAGGACATCGACCGTATACAGTCTCAAGTCCCTACCACAGATAACCTTGAGTTCACCGGGTTCGTCGAACCGTCCCGGATTCACACGTACCAGCTCAGTGCGGACGTTCTGGTCGCGCCGTACACTCGCGAGGCGTGGATGCCCTCCCCGCTCAAACTGTTCGAGTACATGGCGACCGGCAACCCCATCGTCGCCAGTTCGATACCGACGATCGAAGAGGTGCTGACGCACGAACGAAACGGGCTGCTCGTCCCCCCCGGCGATGCCGATCAGCTCGGCGACGAGATCAACAGACTTCTGGACGATAGAGAACTCGCGTCGGAAATCGCAGCTACGGCTCGAAACGACGTCGAGCAGTATACGTGGACGAAACGAGCGAGTGACATCCTCGATTTCATCGAGCAGAAGGTGAATCGCTGA